The Streptomyces sp. NBC_01353 genome contains a region encoding:
- a CDS encoding DNA polymerase III subunit beta, protein MKLRIEQRTLADAAKHAFRRLPGNPVNPVLAGLLIDAPEDGPVHLSGFDLETATQATLDADVLEAGKALVSGRLLADVAAALPAGPVDLIVDDHEVTLAAPGTTFTLPTMEHRDYPALPTPPGAAGSVDGAAFAAAVVHAASAAMPPKEAVGTMEGFSGVHVLADGDELVVSASDRYRIVRHRIPWTPDGDADGELLLPADGIAVTAKQMAGAQVRIAFPSADGAVAALATDRLTTASRTIGADFPNINGFFPDPAKAVGWIGVGAAELLEAAKRAALVNDNGDQAVVFTVDSDVLTVSGGAHGNKGASRLEVMTEGVDGFTAGYRPGFLSSLLAPIDGPARIWFTTPNKPVLIEPVDDATYRAVCMPVRLK, encoded by the coding sequence ATGAAACTCCGTATCGAGCAGCGGACCCTCGCGGACGCCGCCAAGCACGCCTTCCGCCGACTGCCCGGCAACCCGGTCAACCCGGTCCTGGCCGGCCTCCTCATCGACGCCCCCGAGGACGGCCCGGTGCACCTGTCCGGGTTCGACCTGGAGACCGCCACCCAGGCCACCCTCGACGCCGACGTACTGGAGGCAGGGAAGGCCCTCGTGTCCGGCCGGCTCCTCGCCGATGTCGCCGCCGCCCTGCCCGCCGGGCCTGTCGACCTCATCGTCGACGACCACGAGGTCACCCTCGCCGCGCCCGGCACCACGTTCACGCTGCCGACGATGGAGCACCGCGACTACCCGGCGCTGCCGACCCCGCCCGGGGCGGCAGGATCCGTCGACGGGGCCGCGTTCGCCGCTGCTGTGGTCCACGCCGCGTCGGCAGCCATGCCCCCGAAGGAAGCCGTGGGGACCATGGAAGGCTTCAGCGGCGTCCACGTCCTCGCCGACGGCGACGAGCTCGTCGTGTCGGCGTCGGACCGGTACCGCATCGTCCGCCACCGGATCCCGTGGACCCCCGACGGCGACGCCGACGGCGAACTCCTCCTGCCGGCAGACGGGATCGCGGTCACCGCCAAGCAGATGGCCGGCGCCCAGGTGCGCATCGCCTTCCCGTCCGCGGACGGCGCGGTCGCCGCGCTGGCCACCGACCGGCTGACCACGGCCAGCCGCACCATCGGCGCCGACTTCCCCAACATCAACGGCTTCTTCCCCGACCCGGCCAAGGCTGTGGGCTGGATCGGCGTCGGCGCAGCCGAACTGCTGGAAGCGGCAAAGCGCGCGGCCCTCGTCAACGACAACGGCGACCAGGCCGTCGTGTTCACCGTCGACTCGGATGTGCTGACCGTGTCGGGCGGCGCCCACGGCAACAAGGGCGCCAGCCGCCTCGAGGTGATGACGGAAGGGGTCGACGGGTTCACCGCCGGCTACCGGCCCGGATTCCTCTCATCCCTGCTCGCGCCCATCGACGGCCCTGCACGGATCTGGTTCACCACGCCGAACAAGCCGGTCCTCATCGAGCCCGTCGACGACGCCACCTACCGGGCCGTGTGTATGCCCGTCCGACTCAAGTAG
- a CDS encoding Tat pathway signal sequence domain protein: protein MYEIVRRHLGKVVAGAAMAVTGTAVMVGITLPGNAGAEGPRGNDLAGGRTAASAPPGSADAAGTAPEPATLATAPPEGAKGVGTDPLTDDELKRAEALALTPPAASAQRDVEGGRGPQHLATELADPLPEEIDKPGSPRRAEVRFYDYGRNELITRTVNLETGKLEHAGAQRGVQPSAHPEELREALELILASPLGKGVREDYKDATGKALTSPDQLWFNGDVYRTYREAKVPAELAACGEHRCVRLVTKILNGSWIDTRNLIVDLSDRTVTRVG, encoded by the coding sequence GTGTACGAAATAGTGCGCCGCCATCTGGGGAAGGTGGTGGCGGGCGCGGCCATGGCGGTGACGGGGACCGCCGTCATGGTCGGGATCACCCTGCCGGGGAACGCGGGGGCCGAGGGCCCGCGCGGGAACGACCTCGCCGGGGGTCGTACCGCCGCGTCCGCGCCGCCGGGGTCGGCGGACGCCGCCGGTACGGCGCCGGAGCCCGCGACGCTGGCCACCGCACCGCCCGAGGGGGCGAAGGGCGTCGGCACCGACCCCCTCACCGACGACGAGCTGAAGCGGGCCGAGGCCCTGGCGCTGACTCCGCCGGCCGCCTCCGCGCAGCGCGACGTCGAAGGGGGCCGAGGTCCTCAGCACCTGGCCACCGAGCTCGCCGATCCGCTGCCGGAGGAGATCGACAAACCCGGCTCGCCGCGCCGCGCCGAGGTCCGCTTCTACGACTACGGGCGCAACGAGCTGATCACCCGGACCGTCAACCTCGAGACAGGGAAGCTCGAGCACGCAGGCGCGCAGCGCGGGGTGCAGCCCTCGGCGCACCCCGAGGAGCTGCGCGAAGCCTTGGAGCTGATCCTCGCGAGCCCGCTCGGCAAGGGGGTCCGGGAGGACTACAAGGACGCCACCGGCAAGGCGCTGACCTCGCCCGACCAGCTCTGGTTCAACGGCGACGTCTACCGCACCTACCGCGAGGCGAAGGTGCCCGCCGAGCTCGCCGCATGCGGCGAGCACCGCTGCGTCCGGCTCGTCACCAAGATCCTCAACGGCTCGTGGATCGACACCCGGAACCTCATCGTCGATCTCAGCGACAGGACCGTCACGCGCGTCGGCTGA
- a CDS encoding helix-turn-helix domain-containing protein: MEAYNQPSEPKNADAPYFSVQEVAYLLKVSVKTVRRRINKDGFPHSRPGGRVILISREDLAHYYEADRVAPTPIRRRATRRSDAPLAA; this comes from the coding sequence GTGGAGGCTTACAACCAGCCCTCCGAGCCGAAGAACGCCGACGCCCCGTACTTCAGCGTTCAGGAGGTCGCATACCTCCTGAAGGTCAGCGTCAAGACGGTCAGGCGCCGGATCAACAAGGACGGCTTCCCCCACAGCCGTCCCGGCGGCCGCGTGATCCTGATCAGCCGCGAAGACCTCGCTCACTACTACGAGGCCGACCGCGTCGCACCGACGCCCATCCGCCGGCGGGCTACCCGCCGCAGCGACGCCCCCCTCGCCGCCTAG
- a CDS encoding helix-turn-helix transcriptional regulator — translation MHQPPTTFEVDGAAICTKRMQAGLEVQQLAEQVGITANYLRKLERGIRSRMGPSKYSRLRAALQATDADLLAPTEDPRERK, via the coding sequence ATGCACCAACCCCCAACCACCTTCGAGGTGGACGGGGCGGCCATATGCACCAAGCGCATGCAAGCGGGGCTAGAGGTCCAACAGCTCGCCGAGCAAGTGGGCATCACCGCGAACTACCTGCGAAAGCTCGAACGAGGCATCCGCAGCCGCATGGGCCCGAGCAAGTACAGCCGTCTCCGTGCCGCTCTCCAGGCGACCGACGCAGACCTCCTCGCCCCCACAGAGGACCCAAGAGAGAGGAAGTGA
- a CDS encoding integrase yields the protein MARIDQHVHIEWRGPTCRVKWWSGEYLASGRKRYESKGGFADEDSAFEHGQNMLYEIRHGTHVKNRDGATLMSDWLDDWLAGMDHAHLTERSYRSAIENHIRPYFQKQNASVADIDVLAYRAFKKHVNNVLKASSASNVMMVFGMVLDDAVPRLIKTSPVERTRRRGKFKKKPKERKKDMAPEVVEQLACNARTYFGDAGYAFFWTMAMTGMRPAELYGLTREYCYPNWPASDPRTDLDEEERYEDDAVRYGAGDGLMPAIRVERQVQYEGSKLGFYPPKYESYRTLVIPPFLASLLDDLLKSHDSHWVFPAIQGGSLGAVNFDYKYWRPIADGADERKGERVRKPRPAIPEVPSFKGKRLYLVRHGHKAWLDEDGHSKFAIESRMGHEVPGVEGIYSSVTVPMEQGIMKTMQERWVLLQERLRRQET from the coding sequence ATGGCTCGCATCGATCAGCACGTACACATCGAATGGCGAGGTCCCACCTGCCGCGTGAAGTGGTGGAGCGGCGAGTACCTGGCCTCTGGCCGCAAGCGCTACGAGTCCAAGGGCGGCTTCGCTGACGAGGACTCGGCATTCGAGCACGGCCAGAACATGCTCTACGAGATCCGTCATGGCACGCACGTCAAGAACCGGGACGGCGCCACCCTCATGTCGGACTGGCTCGACGACTGGCTCGCCGGGATGGACCACGCACACCTGACAGAGCGCAGCTACCGGTCTGCGATCGAGAACCACATCCGCCCGTACTTCCAGAAGCAGAACGCTTCCGTCGCGGACATCGACGTACTTGCGTACCGGGCCTTCAAGAAGCATGTGAACAACGTGCTGAAGGCGAGCAGTGCCAGCAACGTGATGATGGTGTTCGGGATGGTCCTTGACGACGCGGTTCCGAGGCTCATCAAGACGTCCCCTGTCGAGCGCACCAGGCGTCGCGGGAAGTTCAAGAAGAAGCCGAAGGAGCGCAAGAAGGACATGGCTCCCGAGGTCGTGGAGCAGCTCGCGTGCAACGCCCGCACGTACTTCGGCGACGCTGGCTACGCCTTCTTCTGGACCATGGCGATGACGGGGATGCGGCCGGCCGAGCTGTACGGCCTGACGCGCGAGTACTGCTACCCCAACTGGCCGGCTAGCGACCCGCGCACCGACCTTGACGAGGAAGAGCGCTACGAAGACGATGCCGTCCGGTACGGAGCCGGGGACGGCCTGATGCCGGCGATCCGAGTGGAACGCCAAGTTCAGTACGAAGGCAGCAAGCTGGGCTTCTACCCGCCCAAGTACGAGTCCTACAGGACGCTCGTGATCCCGCCGTTCCTCGCGAGCCTGCTCGACGACCTGCTCAAGTCGCACGACAGCCACTGGGTGTTCCCCGCGATCCAGGGCGGAAGCCTCGGCGCCGTCAACTTCGACTACAAGTACTGGCGCCCCATCGCGGACGGCGCCGACGAGCGCAAGGGCGAGCGAGTACGTAAGCCGCGGCCGGCGATCCCGGAGGTGCCGTCCTTCAAGGGGAAGCGCCTGTACCTGGTCCGGCATGGCCACAAGGCGTGGCTGGACGAGGACGGGCACAGCAAGTTCGCGATCGAGAGCCGGATGGGCCATGAGGTGCCGGGAGTTGAGGGCATCTACTCGAGCGTTACGGTTCCGATGGAGCAGGGCATCATGAAGACAATGCAGGAGCGATGGGTGCTGTTGCAGGAGCGGTTGAGGCGCCAGGAGACCTAG
- a CDS encoding SAV2148 family HEPN domain-containing protein: MSSGGLELPPGDAGHEGGSPDPVEVPPGAVSVARPMEIGAELDWGAEAWSEVRTRAQRAGRAYIWLNLVEQRLRAVVAAVLRPVYEPVHGEDWVVAAAGPAGQEWVQRAVAVREVSRRKGYLLDPADDNVLSFLTLPQLRELMVQHWPCFEPYFDDRREVELALDELEVTRNVVSRNRALSLTVLAQSERASARLLEILGSGAAVPSADRLPVDAVEDLVGDRYADVVSVHPDRVRLQRQLPAEDLFGGARRLDATGIGLNLLVQNFSGRRLVRLAESGCRIRLLFLNPASSAVKRRERELGLKKGELSRSVEMNILHMRRVRSRLRDPGAFQIHVFDETPRFTAYLVDGDGPDGVGVVQSYLRKARGMEAPVLVLRGGGRNVVRAGQQPRDGDYGLFATYREEFESVWLDSRPVS, translated from the coding sequence GTGAGCTCGGGAGGTCTGGAGCTGCCCCCAGGTGACGCGGGTCACGAGGGGGGCTCCCCCGACCCCGTGGAAGTCCCGCCAGGAGCGGTCTCGGTCGCCAGGCCGATGGAGATCGGGGCGGAGCTCGACTGGGGCGCCGAAGCCTGGAGCGAGGTGCGCACCCGTGCCCAGCGGGCGGGCAGGGCCTACATCTGGCTGAATCTTGTCGAGCAGCGGCTGCGGGCCGTGGTGGCCGCCGTGCTGCGGCCGGTGTACGAACCGGTGCATGGCGAGGACTGGGTGGTCGCCGCCGCCGGCCCGGCCGGACAGGAGTGGGTGCAGCGCGCCGTCGCCGTCCGCGAGGTGTCGCGGCGCAAGGGCTATCTCCTGGACCCGGCCGACGACAACGTGCTGAGCTTCCTCACGCTCCCGCAGCTGCGGGAGCTGATGGTGCAGCACTGGCCGTGCTTCGAGCCGTACTTCGACGACCGGCGGGAGGTCGAGCTCGCCCTGGACGAGCTGGAGGTGACGCGCAACGTCGTCTCCCGCAACCGGGCCCTCTCGCTCACCGTGCTCGCCCAGTCCGAGCGGGCCTCCGCCCGGCTCCTGGAGATCCTCGGCAGCGGGGCGGCGGTGCCGTCCGCGGACCGGCTGCCGGTCGACGCCGTCGAGGACCTGGTCGGGGACCGGTACGCGGACGTGGTCTCCGTCCATCCCGACCGGGTGCGGCTGCAGCGGCAGCTGCCGGCCGAGGACCTCTTCGGTGGGGCCCGGCGCCTCGACGCCACCGGCATAGGTCTGAATCTGCTGGTGCAGAACTTCTCCGGGCGGCGGCTCGTGCGGCTGGCCGAGTCGGGCTGCCGGATACGGCTGCTGTTCCTGAACCCGGCGAGCAGCGCCGTGAAGCGGCGCGAGCGCGAACTGGGCCTGAAGAAGGGCGAGCTGAGCCGCTCGGTGGAGATGAACATCCTCCATATGCGGCGGGTGCGCTCCAGGCTGCGCGACCCGGGTGCCTTCCAGATCCATGTCTTCGACGAGACACCTCGCTTCACCGCCTACCTGGTGGACGGGGACGGACCGGACGGCGTCGGTGTCGTCCAGTCGTATCTGCGGAAGGCGCGGGGGATGGAGGCGCCGGTCCTGGTGCTGCGCGGGGGCGGCCGGAACGTGGTGCGCGCGGGGCAGCAGCCACGCGACGGCGATTACGGACTTTTCGCAACATACCGGGAGGAGTTCGAGTCGGTCTGGCTCGACTCCCGGCCGGTCTCCTGA
- a CDS encoding 3'-5' exonuclease, with the protein MAWHGEELVGFDLETTGTEPLEARIVTASIVGVHGGRVARQRDWLADPGIRIPAQASAIHGISSERAAAEGRPVREVADEIAETLTGYWSQGVPVVAYNASFDLTLLSAELRRHGLPSLSERLGGAQIGPVIDPYTIDRAVDRYRRGKRTLEAVCAEYGVVLEAAHQAAADALAAVRVAVAIAERHGSVAELTPAELHERQIGWYRLWAEDFQDFLRRKGSPEAVVDPTWPLREPATVAG; encoded by the coding sequence ATGGCTTGGCACGGGGAAGAGCTGGTCGGATTCGACCTGGAGACGACCGGCACCGAACCGCTGGAGGCGCGGATCGTGACGGCTTCGATCGTCGGCGTCCACGGCGGACGCGTCGCGCGGCAGCGGGACTGGCTCGCCGACCCGGGGATCCGGATCCCGGCACAGGCGTCCGCGATCCACGGCATCAGCAGCGAGCGGGCGGCCGCCGAGGGACGGCCGGTGCGCGAGGTCGCCGACGAGATCGCCGAGACCCTGACGGGGTACTGGTCCCAGGGCGTCCCGGTCGTGGCGTACAACGCCTCCTTCGACCTGACGCTGCTCTCCGCCGAGCTGCGGCGCCACGGGCTCCCCTCGCTGAGCGAGCGGCTGGGCGGCGCGCAGATAGGCCCGGTCATCGACCCGTACACCATCGACCGGGCCGTCGACCGCTACCGCCGGGGGAAGCGGACCCTGGAGGCGGTCTGCGCCGAGTACGGCGTCGTCCTCGAGGCGGCCCACCAGGCGGCGGCCGACGCGCTGGCCGCCGTGCGGGTGGCGGTCGCGATAGCCGAACGGCACGGGTCGGTGGCCGAGCTGACCCCGGCGGAGCTGCATGAGCGTCAGATCGGCTGGTACCGCCTCTGGGCGGAGGACTTCCAGGACTTCCTGCGCCGCAAGGGCAGCCCGGAGGCGGTCGTCGACCCGACCTGGCCGCTGCGCGAGCCGGCCACGGTGGCCGGCTGA
- a CDS encoding copper amine oxidase, giving the protein MPHPFLSRARKQGAVLASAALLGTATAAAGPVSSATAAPAPHRPDCSAAYRVEQTLDGGTTWRMCWRYDTDSGLVLDKVTYQPKSAAAPIRVLNSAKLAQIHVPYDDGNAEYDDLTGAGFGWGLQNLKPAECPGGTITAVKVPEIGNVNGLCTTTRARGHAYRMANDEGTKVWQAQGKDLLVYTVNKVAWYEYITEWRFSSDGTIAANVGATGSLAPGDYNATDGRGWPIGPGARSYATSHAHNVFWRLDFGLDGSVKDRIEQYDSKVTAPAAGGGGPTVKTTRTPVTKELAGDAKNMRWWRVVSATGKNKDGHARSYEIVPGPSNTHAGRGFTKHDIYFTQTRPCEQFASNNILNCGPNAPDSVDKWVNGETLTDPAVWVNIGFHHIARDEDQQPMPVHWQGFQLAPRDVTAMNPLTPADLANQNGAPNQGS; this is encoded by the coding sequence ATGCCCCACCCGTTCCTCTCGCGCGCCCGCAAGCAGGGCGCCGTCCTCGCCTCCGCCGCGCTCCTCGGCACCGCCACGGCGGCCGCGGGCCCGGTGAGCTCCGCCACGGCGGCCCCCGCACCGCACCGCCCCGACTGTTCCGCCGCCTACCGGGTCGAGCAGACCCTCGACGGCGGCACCACCTGGCGCATGTGCTGGCGCTACGACACCGACTCCGGTCTCGTCCTGGACAAGGTCACCTACCAGCCCAAGAGCGCGGCCGCCCCGATTCGCGTCCTGAACAGCGCCAAGCTCGCGCAGATCCACGTCCCCTACGACGACGGGAACGCCGAGTACGACGACCTCACCGGCGCCGGCTTCGGCTGGGGGCTGCAGAACCTGAAGCCGGCCGAGTGCCCCGGCGGCACGATCACCGCCGTGAAGGTGCCCGAGATCGGCAACGTCAACGGCCTGTGCACCACCACCCGGGCGCGCGGCCACGCCTACCGGATGGCCAACGACGAGGGAACGAAGGTCTGGCAGGCCCAGGGCAAGGACCTGCTCGTCTACACCGTCAACAAGGTGGCCTGGTACGAGTACATCACCGAGTGGCGGTTCTCCTCCGACGGCACGATCGCCGCCAACGTCGGCGCCACCGGCAGTCTGGCGCCGGGCGACTACAACGCGACCGACGGTCGCGGCTGGCCCATCGGCCCCGGCGCCCGCTCCTATGCCACCAGCCATGCCCACAACGTCTTCTGGCGGCTCGACTTCGGTCTCGACGGCAGCGTCAAGGACCGGATCGAGCAGTACGACTCCAAGGTCACGGCCCCGGCGGCCGGCGGCGGCGGACCGACCGTGAAGACCACGCGCACCCCGGTGACGAAGGAGCTCGCGGGCGACGCGAAGAACATGCGCTGGTGGCGGGTGGTCAGCGCCACCGGCAAGAACAAGGACGGCCACGCCCGCTCGTACGAGATCGTGCCGGGCCCCTCCAACACCCACGCCGGGCGCGGCTTCACCAAGCACGACATCTACTTCACCCAGACCCGGCCCTGTGAGCAGTTCGCCAGCAACAACATCCTCAACTGCGGCCCGAACGCGCCCGACAGCGTGGACAAGTGGGTCAACGGTGAGACACTGACCGACCCCGCCGTCTGGGTCAACATCGGGTTCCACCACATCGCCCGGGACGAGGACCAGCAGCCGATGCCGGTCCACTGGCAGGGCTTCCAGCTCGCACCCAGGGACGTTACCGCTATGAATCCGCTCACTCCGGCCGATCTCGCCAACCAGAACGGCGCTCCGAATCAGGGGAGTTGA
- a CDS encoding aminoglycoside phosphotransferase family protein: MDEARAREILAAAGLPTGGETAGEAGRAVRGTAGGRAGGGEAGRGAVRGGAVREPEAPLLALGENAVFAVGDLVVKIGRDAELLPRAERELALAGWLEDAGIPAVRAAEPKPRLVEGHPVTLWHRLPEAVRPAEPRDLAPLLRRIHALAEPAHLTLPRRELLGGVERWLRLAGDAIDPADAAFLRERRDSFAPAAAALTPHLTPGPIHGDALPRNVHVGPDGPVLVDLETFSSDLREHDLVVLALSRDRYGLDPAAYDAFTEAYGWDVREWDGCAVLRGARETASCAWVAQHAPTNPKALAEFERRVASLREGDPEVRWYPF; encoded by the coding sequence ATGGACGAGGCGCGGGCACGGGAGATCCTGGCCGCCGCGGGGCTGCCGACGGGCGGCGAAACGGCCGGGGAAGCGGGCCGCGCGGTGCGCGGCACGGCGGGTGGCCGGGCCGGCGGCGGAGAGGCGGGCCGCGGCGCGGTGCGCGGCGGCGCGGTGCGAGAGCCGGAGGCGCCGCTGCTCGCACTCGGGGAGAACGCGGTCTTCGCCGTGGGCGATCTCGTGGTGAAGATCGGCCGGGACGCGGAGCTGCTCCCCCGGGCCGAGCGGGAGCTGGCGCTCGCGGGCTGGCTGGAGGACGCGGGCATCCCGGCCGTACGGGCGGCGGAGCCCAAGCCCCGCCTGGTGGAGGGCCACCCGGTCACCCTCTGGCACCGACTGCCCGAGGCCGTGCGTCCGGCCGAGCCGCGCGATCTGGCGCCGCTGCTGCGGCGGATCCACGCCCTGGCGGAGCCCGCACACCTGACGCTGCCGCGCCGCGAGCTGCTCGGCGGGGTCGAGCGGTGGCTGCGGCTGGCCGGCGACGCGATCGACCCGGCCGACGCGGCCTTCCTGCGCGAGCGCCGTGACTCCTTCGCCCCGGCGGCGGCCGCGCTCACCCCGCATCTCACCCCCGGTCCGATCCACGGCGACGCGCTGCCCCGAAACGTCCATGTCGGCCCCGACGGGCCGGTCCTGGTCGATCTGGAGACCTTCTCCTCCGATCTGCGCGAGCACGACCTCGTGGTGCTCGCCCTCTCCCGGGACCGGTACGGCCTCGATCCGGCCGCGTACGACGCTTTCACCGAGGCGTACGGCTGGGACGTACGGGAGTGGGACGGCTGCGCGGTGCTGCGCGGGGCCCGGGAGACCGCGAGCTGCGCCTGGGTGGCCCAGCACGCGCCGACGAACCCCAAGGCACTGGCCGAATTCGAGCGCCGGGTGGCCTCGCTGCGGGAGGGTGACCCCGAGGTGCGGTGGTACCCCTTCTGA
- a CDS encoding alpha/beta fold hydrolase → MRVELSEVTLDVEVSGQGPAVLLVHGFPDSHHLWRHQVPALTAAGYRCVAPTLRGFGASGRPEGGVEAYHPGKHIGDLLELLARLEIDRVHLVGHDWGSGMVQGLAQGAPERVASLSILSVGHLASVREAGSEQKQRSWYMLLFQFPGLAEEWLARDDFANLREMLGEHPDAEAIIDPLRAPGALTAALNVYRAGLPAEVQFGPALPLPPLPGPVMGVWSPGDRFMTEQSMTGTGKHVDGTWRYERVENAGHWLQLDQPERINALLLDFLAENPIG, encoded by the coding sequence ATGCGTGTGGAACTGTCCGAGGTGACGCTCGACGTCGAGGTGAGCGGCCAGGGTCCGGCCGTCCTGCTGGTGCACGGCTTTCCCGACAGCCATCATCTCTGGCGCCATCAGGTGCCGGCCCTGACCGCGGCGGGGTACAGGTGCGTCGCTCCGACGCTGCGCGGCTTCGGCGCCTCGGGCCGGCCTGAGGGCGGCGTGGAGGCGTACCACCCGGGCAAGCACATCGGCGACCTGCTCGAACTCCTCGCACGCCTGGAGATCGACCGGGTGCATCTGGTCGGGCATGACTGGGGCTCGGGCATGGTGCAGGGTCTCGCCCAGGGCGCGCCCGAGCGGGTCGCGAGTCTGAGCATCCTGTCGGTCGGTCACCTGGCGTCCGTCCGCGAGGCGGGCTCCGAGCAGAAGCAGCGGTCCTGGTACATGCTCCTGTTCCAGTTCCCGGGGCTCGCCGAGGAGTGGCTCGCGCGGGACGACTTCGCCAACCTCCGGGAGATGCTGGGCGAGCACCCCGACGCGGAGGCCATCATCGACCCGCTGCGGGCGCCCGGCGCGCTGACCGCCGCGTTGAACGTCTACCGGGCGGGCCTCCCCGCCGAGGTCCAGTTCGGCCCGGCCCTGCCTCTGCCGCCGCTGCCCGGCCCCGTGATGGGCGTGTGGTCCCCCGGTGACCGCTTCATGACCGAGCAGTCCATGACCGGCACCGGCAAGCACGTGGACGGCACCTGGCGGTACGAGCGCGTCGAGAACGCCGGGCACTGGCTCCAGCTGGACCAGCCGGAGCGGATCAACGCGCTGCTCCTGGACTTCCTGGCGGAGAACCCGATCGGCTGA